The Mustela erminea isolate mMusErm1 chromosome 18, mMusErm1.Pri, whole genome shotgun sequence genome has a window encoding:
- the CHRNB1 gene encoding acetylcholine receptor subunit beta isoform X5 codes for MTREALLLLVLGALGAPLAPGVRGTEAEGRLREKLFSGYDSSVRPAREVGDRVGVSIGLTLAQLISLNEKDEEMSTKVYLDLPPTAPQPLLPQEWTDYRLSWDPAQHEGIDSLRITAESVWLPDIVLLNNNDGNFDVALDVNVVVSSNGSVRWQPPGLYRSSCSIQVTYFPFDWQNCTMVFSSYGYDSSEVSLRTGLGPDKQERQEVHIHEGTFIENGQWEIIHKPSRLIQPPTDPKGGWEGQREEVTFYLIIRRKPLFYLVNVIAPCILITLLAIFVFYLPPDADKVPETSLSVPIIIKYLMFTMVLVTFSVILSVVVLNLHHRSPHTHQMPAWVRQIFIHKLPLYLGLKRPKPERDLMPEPPPVALRDSPGSGWGRGTDEYFIRKPPNDFLFPKPNRFQPELSAPDLRRLIDGPTRTVGLPPELREVVSSIGYIARQLQEQEDHDALKEDWQFVAMVVDRLFLWTFIIFTSVGTLVIFLDASYHLPPADPFP; via the exons ATGACCCGAGAggcgctgctgctgctggtgctggGGGCGCTGGGGGCGCCGCTCGCCCCGG GCGTCCGCGGCACGGAGGCGGAGGGCCGGCTCCGCGAGAAACTCTTCTCTGGCTATGACAGCTCGGTGCGGCCGGCGCGGGAGGTGGGGGACCGTGTCGGGGTCAGCATTGGCCTCACCCTGGCGCAACTCATCAGCCTG AACGAGAAGGATGAGGAGATGAGCACAAAGGTGTACTTAGACCTG CCCCCGACAGCCCCTCAGCCTCTGCTCCCACAGGAGTGGACTGACTACAGGCTGAGCTGGGACCCCGCGCAGCACGAGGGCATCGATTCACTCCGCATCACGGCCGAATCCGTGTGGCTTCCGGACATTGTGCTCCTGAACAA CAATGACGGGAATTTTGATGTTGCCCTGGACGTGAACGTCGTGGTGTCTTCCAATGGTTCCGTGCGCTGGCAGCCTCCAGGACTCTACCGTAGCAGCTGCAGCATCCAG GTCACCTACTTCCCGTTCGACTGGCAGAACTGCACCATGGTGTTCAGCTCCTACGGCTATGACAGCTCAGAGGTCAGCCTGCGGACCGGCTTGGGTCCCGACAAGCAGGAGCGGCAGGAAGTGCACATTCATGAGGGGACCTTCATTG aGAATGGCCAATGGGAAATTATCCACAAGCCTTCTCGGCTAATCCAGCCTCCCACAGATCctaagggaggctgggaaggacaGCGTGAAGAAGTCACTTTCTACCTCATCATTCGCCGGAAGCCTCTCTTCTACCTGGTCAACGTCATTGCCCCATGCATCCTCATCACTCTTCTGGCCATCTTCGTCTTCTACCTGCCACCAGATGCAG ACAAAGTTCCTGAGACTTCCCTATCTGTCCCCATCATTATCAAGTACCTCATGTTTACCATGGTCCTCGTCACTTTCTCCGTCATCCTCAGCGTCGTTGTCCTCAACTTGCATCATCGCTCACCGCACACCCACCAAATGCCCGCTTGGGTCCGCCAG ATCTTCATCCACAAACTCCCTCTGTACCTGGGTCTGAAGAGGCCCAAACCCGAGAGAGACCTGATGCCGGAGCCACCTCCTGTGGCCCTCCGGGATTCTCCAGGAAGTGGCTGGGGTCGGGGAACAGATGAATATTTCATCCGGAAGCCACCGAACGATTTTCTCTTCCCCAAACCCAACAG GTTCCAGCCTGAGCTGTCTGCCCCGGACCTGCGGCGACTTATCGACGGTCCGACCCGGACTGTGGGCCTGCCTCCCGAGCTACGGGAGGTCGTTTCCTCGATCGGCTACATCGCCCGCCAGCTGCAGGAACAGGAGGACCACGACGCG CTGAAGGAAGACTGGCAGTTTGTGGCCATGGTAGTGGATCGCCTTTTCCTGTGGACCTTCATCATCTTCACGAGCGTTGGGACCCTCGTCATCTTCCTGGACGCCTCGTACCACTTGCCCCCCGCCGACCCCTTTCCTTGA
- the CHRNB1 gene encoding acetylcholine receptor subunit beta isoform X3, with protein MTREALLLLVLGALGAPLAPGVRGTEAEGRLREKLFSGYDSSVRPAREVGDRVGVSIGLTLAQLISLNEKDEEMSTKVYLDLPPTAPQPLLPQEWTDYRLSWDPAQHEGIDSLRITAESVWLPDIVLLNNNDGNFDVALDVNVVVSSNGSVRWQPPGLYRSSCSIQNCTMVFSSYGYDSSEVSLRTGLGPDKQERQEVHIHEGTFIENGQWEIIHKPSRLIQPPTDPKGGWEGQREEVTFYLIIRRKPLFYLVNVIAPCILITLLAIFVFYLPPDAGEKMGLSIFALLTLTVFLLLLADKVPETSLSVPIIIKYLMFTMVLVTFSVILSVVVLNLHHRSPHTHQMPAWVRQIFIHKLPLYLGLKRPKPERDLMPEPPPVALRDSPGSGWGRGTDEYFIRKPPNDFLFPKPNRFQPELSAPDLRRLIDGPTRTVGLPPELREVVSSIGYIARQLQEQEDHDALKEDWQFVAMVVDRLFLWTFIIFTSVGTLVIFLDASYHLPPADPFP; from the exons ATGACCCGAGAggcgctgctgctgctggtgctggGGGCGCTGGGGGCGCCGCTCGCCCCGG GCGTCCGCGGCACGGAGGCGGAGGGCCGGCTCCGCGAGAAACTCTTCTCTGGCTATGACAGCTCGGTGCGGCCGGCGCGGGAGGTGGGGGACCGTGTCGGGGTCAGCATTGGCCTCACCCTGGCGCAACTCATCAGCCTG AACGAGAAGGATGAGGAGATGAGCACAAAGGTGTACTTAGACCTG CCCCCGACAGCCCCTCAGCCTCTGCTCCCACAGGAGTGGACTGACTACAGGCTGAGCTGGGACCCCGCGCAGCACGAGGGCATCGATTCACTCCGCATCACGGCCGAATCCGTGTGGCTTCCGGACATTGTGCTCCTGAACAA CAATGACGGGAATTTTGATGTTGCCCTGGACGTGAACGTCGTGGTGTCTTCCAATGGTTCCGTGCGCTGGCAGCCTCCAGGACTCTACCGTAGCAGCTGCAGCATCCAG AACTGCACCATGGTGTTCAGCTCCTACGGCTATGACAGCTCAGAGGTCAGCCTGCGGACCGGCTTGGGTCCCGACAAGCAGGAGCGGCAGGAAGTGCACATTCATGAGGGGACCTTCATTG aGAATGGCCAATGGGAAATTATCCACAAGCCTTCTCGGCTAATCCAGCCTCCCACAGATCctaagggaggctgggaaggacaGCGTGAAGAAGTCACTTTCTACCTCATCATTCGCCGGAAGCCTCTCTTCTACCTGGTCAACGTCATTGCCCCATGCATCCTCATCACTCTTCTGGCCATCTTCGTCTTCTACCTGCCACCAGATGCAG GAGAGAAGATGGGGCTCTCGATCTTTGCCCTGTTGACCCTTACCGTGTTCCTGTTGCTGCTGGCAGACAAAGTTCCTGAGACTTCCCTATCTGTCCCCATCATTATCAAGTACCTCATGTTTACCATGGTCCTCGTCACTTTCTCCGTCATCCTCAGCGTCGTTGTCCTCAACTTGCATCATCGCTCACCGCACACCCACCAAATGCCCGCTTGGGTCCGCCAG ATCTTCATCCACAAACTCCCTCTGTACCTGGGTCTGAAGAGGCCCAAACCCGAGAGAGACCTGATGCCGGAGCCACCTCCTGTGGCCCTCCGGGATTCTCCAGGAAGTGGCTGGGGTCGGGGAACAGATGAATATTTCATCCGGAAGCCACCGAACGATTTTCTCTTCCCCAAACCCAACAG GTTCCAGCCTGAGCTGTCTGCCCCGGACCTGCGGCGACTTATCGACGGTCCGACCCGGACTGTGGGCCTGCCTCCCGAGCTACGGGAGGTCGTTTCCTCGATCGGCTACATCGCCCGCCAGCTGCAGGAACAGGAGGACCACGACGCG CTGAAGGAAGACTGGCAGTTTGTGGCCATGGTAGTGGATCGCCTTTTCCTGTGGACCTTCATCATCTTCACGAGCGTTGGGACCCTCGTCATCTTCCTGGACGCCTCGTACCACTTGCCCCCCGCCGACCCCTTTCCTTGA
- the CHRNB1 gene encoding acetylcholine receptor subunit beta isoform X1 encodes MTREALLLLVLGALGAPLAPGVRGTEAEGRLREKLFSGYDSSVRPAREVGDRVGVSIGLTLAQLISLNEKDEEMSTKVYLDLPPTAPQPLLPQEWTDYRLSWDPAQHEGIDSLRITAESVWLPDIVLLNNNDGNFDVALDVNVVVSSNGSVRWQPPGLYRSSCSIQVTYFPFDWQNCTMVFSSYGYDSSEVSLRTGLGPDKQERQEVHIHEGTFIENGQWEIIHKPSRLIQPPTDPKGGWEGQREEVTFYLIIRRKPLFYLVNVIAPCILITLLAIFVFYLPPDAGEKMGLSIFALLTLTVFLLLLADKVPETSLSVPIIIKYLMFTMVLVTFSVILSVVVLNLHHRSPHTHQMPAWVRQIFIHKLPLYLGLKRPKPERDLMPEPPPVALRDSPGSGWGRGTDEYFIRKPPNDFLFPKPNRFQPELSAPDLRRLIDGPTRTVGLPPELREVVSSIGYIARQLQEQEDHDALKEDWQFVAMVVDRLFLWTFIIFTSVGTLVIFLDASYHLPPADPFP; translated from the exons ATGACCCGAGAggcgctgctgctgctggtgctggGGGCGCTGGGGGCGCCGCTCGCCCCGG GCGTCCGCGGCACGGAGGCGGAGGGCCGGCTCCGCGAGAAACTCTTCTCTGGCTATGACAGCTCGGTGCGGCCGGCGCGGGAGGTGGGGGACCGTGTCGGGGTCAGCATTGGCCTCACCCTGGCGCAACTCATCAGCCTG AACGAGAAGGATGAGGAGATGAGCACAAAGGTGTACTTAGACCTG CCCCCGACAGCCCCTCAGCCTCTGCTCCCACAGGAGTGGACTGACTACAGGCTGAGCTGGGACCCCGCGCAGCACGAGGGCATCGATTCACTCCGCATCACGGCCGAATCCGTGTGGCTTCCGGACATTGTGCTCCTGAACAA CAATGACGGGAATTTTGATGTTGCCCTGGACGTGAACGTCGTGGTGTCTTCCAATGGTTCCGTGCGCTGGCAGCCTCCAGGACTCTACCGTAGCAGCTGCAGCATCCAG GTCACCTACTTCCCGTTCGACTGGCAGAACTGCACCATGGTGTTCAGCTCCTACGGCTATGACAGCTCAGAGGTCAGCCTGCGGACCGGCTTGGGTCCCGACAAGCAGGAGCGGCAGGAAGTGCACATTCATGAGGGGACCTTCATTG aGAATGGCCAATGGGAAATTATCCACAAGCCTTCTCGGCTAATCCAGCCTCCCACAGATCctaagggaggctgggaaggacaGCGTGAAGAAGTCACTTTCTACCTCATCATTCGCCGGAAGCCTCTCTTCTACCTGGTCAACGTCATTGCCCCATGCATCCTCATCACTCTTCTGGCCATCTTCGTCTTCTACCTGCCACCAGATGCAG GAGAGAAGATGGGGCTCTCGATCTTTGCCCTGTTGACCCTTACCGTGTTCCTGTTGCTGCTGGCAGACAAAGTTCCTGAGACTTCCCTATCTGTCCCCATCATTATCAAGTACCTCATGTTTACCATGGTCCTCGTCACTTTCTCCGTCATCCTCAGCGTCGTTGTCCTCAACTTGCATCATCGCTCACCGCACACCCACCAAATGCCCGCTTGGGTCCGCCAG ATCTTCATCCACAAACTCCCTCTGTACCTGGGTCTGAAGAGGCCCAAACCCGAGAGAGACCTGATGCCGGAGCCACCTCCTGTGGCCCTCCGGGATTCTCCAGGAAGTGGCTGGGGTCGGGGAACAGATGAATATTTCATCCGGAAGCCACCGAACGATTTTCTCTTCCCCAAACCCAACAG GTTCCAGCCTGAGCTGTCTGCCCCGGACCTGCGGCGACTTATCGACGGTCCGACCCGGACTGTGGGCCTGCCTCCCGAGCTACGGGAGGTCGTTTCCTCGATCGGCTACATCGCCCGCCAGCTGCAGGAACAGGAGGACCACGACGCG CTGAAGGAAGACTGGCAGTTTGTGGCCATGGTAGTGGATCGCCTTTTCCTGTGGACCTTCATCATCTTCACGAGCGTTGGGACCCTCGTCATCTTCCTGGACGCCTCGTACCACTTGCCCCCCGCCGACCCCTTTCCTTGA
- the CHRNB1 gene encoding acetylcholine receptor subunit beta isoform X2, translating to MTREALLLLVLGALGAPLAPGVRGTEAEGRLREKLFSGYDSSVRPAREVGDRVGVSIGLTLAQLISLNEKDEEMSTKVYLDLPLLPQEWTDYRLSWDPAQHEGIDSLRITAESVWLPDIVLLNNNDGNFDVALDVNVVVSSNGSVRWQPPGLYRSSCSIQVTYFPFDWQNCTMVFSSYGYDSSEVSLRTGLGPDKQERQEVHIHEGTFIENGQWEIIHKPSRLIQPPTDPKGGWEGQREEVTFYLIIRRKPLFYLVNVIAPCILITLLAIFVFYLPPDAGEKMGLSIFALLTLTVFLLLLADKVPETSLSVPIIIKYLMFTMVLVTFSVILSVVVLNLHHRSPHTHQMPAWVRQIFIHKLPLYLGLKRPKPERDLMPEPPPVALRDSPGSGWGRGTDEYFIRKPPNDFLFPKPNRFQPELSAPDLRRLIDGPTRTVGLPPELREVVSSIGYIARQLQEQEDHDALKEDWQFVAMVVDRLFLWTFIIFTSVGTLVIFLDASYHLPPADPFP from the exons ATGACCCGAGAggcgctgctgctgctggtgctggGGGCGCTGGGGGCGCCGCTCGCCCCGG GCGTCCGCGGCACGGAGGCGGAGGGCCGGCTCCGCGAGAAACTCTTCTCTGGCTATGACAGCTCGGTGCGGCCGGCGCGGGAGGTGGGGGACCGTGTCGGGGTCAGCATTGGCCTCACCCTGGCGCAACTCATCAGCCTG AACGAGAAGGATGAGGAGATGAGCACAAAGGTGTACTTAGACCTG CCTCTGCTCCCACAGGAGTGGACTGACTACAGGCTGAGCTGGGACCCCGCGCAGCACGAGGGCATCGATTCACTCCGCATCACGGCCGAATCCGTGTGGCTTCCGGACATTGTGCTCCTGAACAA CAATGACGGGAATTTTGATGTTGCCCTGGACGTGAACGTCGTGGTGTCTTCCAATGGTTCCGTGCGCTGGCAGCCTCCAGGACTCTACCGTAGCAGCTGCAGCATCCAG GTCACCTACTTCCCGTTCGACTGGCAGAACTGCACCATGGTGTTCAGCTCCTACGGCTATGACAGCTCAGAGGTCAGCCTGCGGACCGGCTTGGGTCCCGACAAGCAGGAGCGGCAGGAAGTGCACATTCATGAGGGGACCTTCATTG aGAATGGCCAATGGGAAATTATCCACAAGCCTTCTCGGCTAATCCAGCCTCCCACAGATCctaagggaggctgggaaggacaGCGTGAAGAAGTCACTTTCTACCTCATCATTCGCCGGAAGCCTCTCTTCTACCTGGTCAACGTCATTGCCCCATGCATCCTCATCACTCTTCTGGCCATCTTCGTCTTCTACCTGCCACCAGATGCAG GAGAGAAGATGGGGCTCTCGATCTTTGCCCTGTTGACCCTTACCGTGTTCCTGTTGCTGCTGGCAGACAAAGTTCCTGAGACTTCCCTATCTGTCCCCATCATTATCAAGTACCTCATGTTTACCATGGTCCTCGTCACTTTCTCCGTCATCCTCAGCGTCGTTGTCCTCAACTTGCATCATCGCTCACCGCACACCCACCAAATGCCCGCTTGGGTCCGCCAG ATCTTCATCCACAAACTCCCTCTGTACCTGGGTCTGAAGAGGCCCAAACCCGAGAGAGACCTGATGCCGGAGCCACCTCCTGTGGCCCTCCGGGATTCTCCAGGAAGTGGCTGGGGTCGGGGAACAGATGAATATTTCATCCGGAAGCCACCGAACGATTTTCTCTTCCCCAAACCCAACAG GTTCCAGCCTGAGCTGTCTGCCCCGGACCTGCGGCGACTTATCGACGGTCCGACCCGGACTGTGGGCCTGCCTCCCGAGCTACGGGAGGTCGTTTCCTCGATCGGCTACATCGCCCGCCAGCTGCAGGAACAGGAGGACCACGACGCG CTGAAGGAAGACTGGCAGTTTGTGGCCATGGTAGTGGATCGCCTTTTCCTGTGGACCTTCATCATCTTCACGAGCGTTGGGACCCTCGTCATCTTCCTGGACGCCTCGTACCACTTGCCCCCCGCCGACCCCTTTCCTTGA
- the CHRNB1 gene encoding acetylcholine receptor subunit beta isoform X4: MTREALLLLVLGALGAPLAPGVRGTEAEGRLREKLFSGYDSSVRPAREVGDRVGVSIGLTLAQLISLNEKDEEMSTKVYLDLEWTDYRLSWDPAQHEGIDSLRITAESVWLPDIVLLNNNDGNFDVALDVNVVVSSNGSVRWQPPGLYRSSCSIQVTYFPFDWQNCTMVFSSYGYDSSEVSLRTGLGPDKQERQEVHIHEGTFIENGQWEIIHKPSRLIQPPTDPKGGWEGQREEVTFYLIIRRKPLFYLVNVIAPCILITLLAIFVFYLPPDAGEKMGLSIFALLTLTVFLLLLADKVPETSLSVPIIIKYLMFTMVLVTFSVILSVVVLNLHHRSPHTHQMPAWVRQIFIHKLPLYLGLKRPKPERDLMPEPPPVALRDSPGSGWGRGTDEYFIRKPPNDFLFPKPNRFQPELSAPDLRRLIDGPTRTVGLPPELREVVSSIGYIARQLQEQEDHDALKEDWQFVAMVVDRLFLWTFIIFTSVGTLVIFLDASYHLPPADPFP, from the exons ATGACCCGAGAggcgctgctgctgctggtgctggGGGCGCTGGGGGCGCCGCTCGCCCCGG GCGTCCGCGGCACGGAGGCGGAGGGCCGGCTCCGCGAGAAACTCTTCTCTGGCTATGACAGCTCGGTGCGGCCGGCGCGGGAGGTGGGGGACCGTGTCGGGGTCAGCATTGGCCTCACCCTGGCGCAACTCATCAGCCTG AACGAGAAGGATGAGGAGATGAGCACAAAGGTGTACTTAGACCTG GAGTGGACTGACTACAGGCTGAGCTGGGACCCCGCGCAGCACGAGGGCATCGATTCACTCCGCATCACGGCCGAATCCGTGTGGCTTCCGGACATTGTGCTCCTGAACAA CAATGACGGGAATTTTGATGTTGCCCTGGACGTGAACGTCGTGGTGTCTTCCAATGGTTCCGTGCGCTGGCAGCCTCCAGGACTCTACCGTAGCAGCTGCAGCATCCAG GTCACCTACTTCCCGTTCGACTGGCAGAACTGCACCATGGTGTTCAGCTCCTACGGCTATGACAGCTCAGAGGTCAGCCTGCGGACCGGCTTGGGTCCCGACAAGCAGGAGCGGCAGGAAGTGCACATTCATGAGGGGACCTTCATTG aGAATGGCCAATGGGAAATTATCCACAAGCCTTCTCGGCTAATCCAGCCTCCCACAGATCctaagggaggctgggaaggacaGCGTGAAGAAGTCACTTTCTACCTCATCATTCGCCGGAAGCCTCTCTTCTACCTGGTCAACGTCATTGCCCCATGCATCCTCATCACTCTTCTGGCCATCTTCGTCTTCTACCTGCCACCAGATGCAG GAGAGAAGATGGGGCTCTCGATCTTTGCCCTGTTGACCCTTACCGTGTTCCTGTTGCTGCTGGCAGACAAAGTTCCTGAGACTTCCCTATCTGTCCCCATCATTATCAAGTACCTCATGTTTACCATGGTCCTCGTCACTTTCTCCGTCATCCTCAGCGTCGTTGTCCTCAACTTGCATCATCGCTCACCGCACACCCACCAAATGCCCGCTTGGGTCCGCCAG ATCTTCATCCACAAACTCCCTCTGTACCTGGGTCTGAAGAGGCCCAAACCCGAGAGAGACCTGATGCCGGAGCCACCTCCTGTGGCCCTCCGGGATTCTCCAGGAAGTGGCTGGGGTCGGGGAACAGATGAATATTTCATCCGGAAGCCACCGAACGATTTTCTCTTCCCCAAACCCAACAG GTTCCAGCCTGAGCTGTCTGCCCCGGACCTGCGGCGACTTATCGACGGTCCGACCCGGACTGTGGGCCTGCCTCCCGAGCTACGGGAGGTCGTTTCCTCGATCGGCTACATCGCCCGCCAGCTGCAGGAACAGGAGGACCACGACGCG CTGAAGGAAGACTGGCAGTTTGTGGCCATGGTAGTGGATCGCCTTTTCCTGTGGACCTTCATCATCTTCACGAGCGTTGGGACCCTCGTCATCTTCCTGGACGCCTCGTACCACTTGCCCCCCGCCGACCCCTTTCCTTGA
- the CHRNB1 gene encoding acetylcholine receptor subunit beta isoform X7, translating into MSTKVYLDLPLLPQEWTDYRLSWDPAQHEGIDSLRITAESVWLPDIVLLNNNDGNFDVALDVNVVVSSNGSVRWQPPGLYRSSCSIQVTYFPFDWQNCTMVFSSYGYDSSEVSLRTGLGPDKQERQEVHIHEGTFIENGQWEIIHKPSRLIQPPTDPKGGWEGQREEVTFYLIIRRKPLFYLVNVIAPCILITLLAIFVFYLPPDAGEKMGLSIFALLTLTVFLLLLADKVPETSLSVPIIIKYLMFTMVLVTFSVILSVVVLNLHHRSPHTHQMPAWVRQIFIHKLPLYLGLKRPKPERDLMPEPPPVALRDSPGSGWGRGTDEYFIRKPPNDFLFPKPNRFQPELSAPDLRRLIDGPTRTVGLPPELREVVSSIGYIARQLQEQEDHDALKEDWQFVAMVVDRLFLWTFIIFTSVGTLVIFLDASYHLPPADPFP; encoded by the exons ATGAGCACAAAGGTGTACTTAGACCTG CCTCTGCTCCCACAGGAGTGGACTGACTACAGGCTGAGCTGGGACCCCGCGCAGCACGAGGGCATCGATTCACTCCGCATCACGGCCGAATCCGTGTGGCTTCCGGACATTGTGCTCCTGAACAA CAATGACGGGAATTTTGATGTTGCCCTGGACGTGAACGTCGTGGTGTCTTCCAATGGTTCCGTGCGCTGGCAGCCTCCAGGACTCTACCGTAGCAGCTGCAGCATCCAG GTCACCTACTTCCCGTTCGACTGGCAGAACTGCACCATGGTGTTCAGCTCCTACGGCTATGACAGCTCAGAGGTCAGCCTGCGGACCGGCTTGGGTCCCGACAAGCAGGAGCGGCAGGAAGTGCACATTCATGAGGGGACCTTCATTG aGAATGGCCAATGGGAAATTATCCACAAGCCTTCTCGGCTAATCCAGCCTCCCACAGATCctaagggaggctgggaaggacaGCGTGAAGAAGTCACTTTCTACCTCATCATTCGCCGGAAGCCTCTCTTCTACCTGGTCAACGTCATTGCCCCATGCATCCTCATCACTCTTCTGGCCATCTTCGTCTTCTACCTGCCACCAGATGCAG GAGAGAAGATGGGGCTCTCGATCTTTGCCCTGTTGACCCTTACCGTGTTCCTGTTGCTGCTGGCAGACAAAGTTCCTGAGACTTCCCTATCTGTCCCCATCATTATCAAGTACCTCATGTTTACCATGGTCCTCGTCACTTTCTCCGTCATCCTCAGCGTCGTTGTCCTCAACTTGCATCATCGCTCACCGCACACCCACCAAATGCCCGCTTGGGTCCGCCAG ATCTTCATCCACAAACTCCCTCTGTACCTGGGTCTGAAGAGGCCCAAACCCGAGAGAGACCTGATGCCGGAGCCACCTCCTGTGGCCCTCCGGGATTCTCCAGGAAGTGGCTGGGGTCGGGGAACAGATGAATATTTCATCCGGAAGCCACCGAACGATTTTCTCTTCCCCAAACCCAACAG GTTCCAGCCTGAGCTGTCTGCCCCGGACCTGCGGCGACTTATCGACGGTCCGACCCGGACTGTGGGCCTGCCTCCCGAGCTACGGGAGGTCGTTTCCTCGATCGGCTACATCGCCCGCCAGCTGCAGGAACAGGAGGACCACGACGCG CTGAAGGAAGACTGGCAGTTTGTGGCCATGGTAGTGGATCGCCTTTTCCTGTGGACCTTCATCATCTTCACGAGCGTTGGGACCCTCGTCATCTTCCTGGACGCCTCGTACCACTTGCCCCCCGCCGACCCCTTTCCTTGA
- the CHRNB1 gene encoding acetylcholine receptor subunit beta isoform X8, producing MSTKVYLDLEWTDYRLSWDPAQHEGIDSLRITAESVWLPDIVLLNNNDGNFDVALDVNVVVSSNGSVRWQPPGLYRSSCSIQVTYFPFDWQNCTMVFSSYGYDSSEVSLRTGLGPDKQERQEVHIHEGTFIENGQWEIIHKPSRLIQPPTDPKGGWEGQREEVTFYLIIRRKPLFYLVNVIAPCILITLLAIFVFYLPPDAGEKMGLSIFALLTLTVFLLLLADKVPETSLSVPIIIKYLMFTMVLVTFSVILSVVVLNLHHRSPHTHQMPAWVRQIFIHKLPLYLGLKRPKPERDLMPEPPPVALRDSPGSGWGRGTDEYFIRKPPNDFLFPKPNRFQPELSAPDLRRLIDGPTRTVGLPPELREVVSSIGYIARQLQEQEDHDALKEDWQFVAMVVDRLFLWTFIIFTSVGTLVIFLDASYHLPPADPFP from the exons ATGAGCACAAAGGTGTACTTAGACCTG GAGTGGACTGACTACAGGCTGAGCTGGGACCCCGCGCAGCACGAGGGCATCGATTCACTCCGCATCACGGCCGAATCCGTGTGGCTTCCGGACATTGTGCTCCTGAACAA CAATGACGGGAATTTTGATGTTGCCCTGGACGTGAACGTCGTGGTGTCTTCCAATGGTTCCGTGCGCTGGCAGCCTCCAGGACTCTACCGTAGCAGCTGCAGCATCCAG GTCACCTACTTCCCGTTCGACTGGCAGAACTGCACCATGGTGTTCAGCTCCTACGGCTATGACAGCTCAGAGGTCAGCCTGCGGACCGGCTTGGGTCCCGACAAGCAGGAGCGGCAGGAAGTGCACATTCATGAGGGGACCTTCATTG aGAATGGCCAATGGGAAATTATCCACAAGCCTTCTCGGCTAATCCAGCCTCCCACAGATCctaagggaggctgggaaggacaGCGTGAAGAAGTCACTTTCTACCTCATCATTCGCCGGAAGCCTCTCTTCTACCTGGTCAACGTCATTGCCCCATGCATCCTCATCACTCTTCTGGCCATCTTCGTCTTCTACCTGCCACCAGATGCAG GAGAGAAGATGGGGCTCTCGATCTTTGCCCTGTTGACCCTTACCGTGTTCCTGTTGCTGCTGGCAGACAAAGTTCCTGAGACTTCCCTATCTGTCCCCATCATTATCAAGTACCTCATGTTTACCATGGTCCTCGTCACTTTCTCCGTCATCCTCAGCGTCGTTGTCCTCAACTTGCATCATCGCTCACCGCACACCCACCAAATGCCCGCTTGGGTCCGCCAG ATCTTCATCCACAAACTCCCTCTGTACCTGGGTCTGAAGAGGCCCAAACCCGAGAGAGACCTGATGCCGGAGCCACCTCCTGTGGCCCTCCGGGATTCTCCAGGAAGTGGCTGGGGTCGGGGAACAGATGAATATTTCATCCGGAAGCCACCGAACGATTTTCTCTTCCCCAAACCCAACAG GTTCCAGCCTGAGCTGTCTGCCCCGGACCTGCGGCGACTTATCGACGGTCCGACCCGGACTGTGGGCCTGCCTCCCGAGCTACGGGAGGTCGTTTCCTCGATCGGCTACATCGCCCGCCAGCTGCAGGAACAGGAGGACCACGACGCG CTGAAGGAAGACTGGCAGTTTGTGGCCATGGTAGTGGATCGCCTTTTCCTGTGGACCTTCATCATCTTCACGAGCGTTGGGACCCTCGTCATCTTCCTGGACGCCTCGTACCACTTGCCCCCCGCCGACCCCTTTCCTTGA